From one Cyanobacterium stanieri PCC 7202 genomic stretch:
- a CDS encoding ferric uptake regulator, Fur family (PFAM: Ferric uptake regulator family~COGs: COG0735 Fe2+/Zn2+ uptake regulation protein~InterPro IPR002481~KEGG: cyc:PCC7424_3952 ferric uptake regulator, Fur family~PFAM: ferric-uptake regulator~SPTR: Ferric uptake regulator, Fur family): protein MALDTTASIKKKLNSRGWRMTPQREKILEVFYNLPQGNHLSAEELHNLLEEQGENISLSTIYRSVKLMTKMRVLRELELAEGHKHYELNHPYPHHHHHIVCIQCNKTIEFQDDSILKHSLKQCQKEDFQLIDCQLTVMTICQEALEMGWPSTLPSDWCCSRAIAEGHHK, encoded by the coding sequence ATGGCTTTAGACACTACCGCATCAATTAAGAAAAAGCTCAATTCTCGGGGATGGCGTATGACTCCCCAAAGGGAGAAAATTCTGGAGGTTTTTTATAATTTACCCCAAGGGAATCATCTGAGCGCCGAGGAGTTGCATAACCTTTTAGAAGAACAAGGGGAAAATATCAGCTTATCGACCATTTACCGTAGTGTCAAATTGATGACTAAAATGAGGGTATTACGGGAATTAGAATTGGCGGAAGGTCATAAACATTATGAGTTAAATCATCCTTACCCCCATCACCATCATCATATTGTCTGTATTCAGTGTAATAAAACCATTGAGTTTCAGGATGATTCTATTCTCAAACATAGTCTTAAACAATGTCAGAAGGAGGATTTCCAGTTAATTGATTGTCAGTTAACGGTGATGACTATTTGTCAAGAAGCCTTGGAAATGGGTTGGCCTTCTACTTTGCCTAGTGATTGGTGTTGCAGTCGTGCCATTGCAGAGGGACACCATAAATAA